Proteins encoded in a region of the Streptomyces violaceoruber genome:
- a CDS encoding aromatase/cyclase has product MSRPGEHRVVHTLRTQAPARRLYELVARVEDWPAVFEPTVHVQVLERGPGTERFRIWARVGGRVKTWTSRRTLDPDTLRVTFRQELTQPPIASMGGSWEFRGDGDGTEVVLTHDFAAVDEAALPGLREALDANSGKELAALVALAERRQPPEELVFTFEDTLRVPSGDDAYAFIERSDLWQERLPHVRKVTLTEEAAGTGPAETRDMTVQDMTMETVTTDGGTHTTRSIRLCVPARSIVYKQLVPPALLSGHCGAWLFGEDTVTARHTVAIDPARVEEVLGKGATVADARTHLREVLGANSRATLRHAAAAAGPAS; this is encoded by the coding sequence ATGAGCCGGCCGGGAGAACACCGGGTGGTCCACACCCTGAGGACCCAGGCCCCGGCGCGGCGGCTCTACGAGCTGGTCGCACGCGTCGAAGACTGGCCGGCCGTCTTCGAACCCACCGTGCACGTACAGGTCCTGGAGCGCGGCCCGGGCACCGAACGCTTCCGGATCTGGGCGCGCGTGGGCGGCCGGGTGAAGACCTGGACGTCCCGCCGGACGCTGGATCCCGACACCCTGAGGGTGACGTTCCGCCAGGAGCTCACCCAGCCGCCCATCGCCTCGATGGGCGGGAGCTGGGAGTTCCGGGGCGACGGCGACGGCACCGAAGTCGTGCTGACCCACGACTTCGCCGCGGTCGACGAAGCCGCCCTGCCGGGACTGCGCGAGGCGCTGGACGCGAACAGCGGGAAGGAGCTGGCCGCGCTGGTCGCGCTGGCGGAGCGCCGGCAGCCGCCCGAGGAGCTGGTCTTCACGTTCGAGGACACGCTCCGGGTGCCGTCCGGGGACGACGCCTACGCCTTCATCGAGCGCAGCGACCTGTGGCAGGAACGGCTGCCGCACGTGCGGAAGGTGACGCTCACCGAGGAGGCGGCGGGTACCGGCCCCGCCGAGACGCGGGACATGACCGTCCAGGACATGACCATGGAGACGGTGACCACCGACGGCGGTACCCACACCACCCGTTCGATCCGGCTCTGCGTCCCCGCGAGGAGCATCGTGTACAAGCAGCTCGTCCCGCCCGCCCTGCTCTCCGGGCACTGCGGCGCCTGGCTCTTCGGCGAGGACACGGTCACCGCCCGCCACACCGTGGCGATCGACCCGGCCCGCGTGGAAGAGGTCCTGGGCAAAGGCGCGACCGTCGCGGACGCCCGTACCCATCTGCGCGAGGTGCTCGGTGCCAACAGCCGGGCCACGCTCCGCCACGCGGCGGCCGCCGCCGGGCCGGCGTCATGA
- a CDS encoding ketosynthase chain-length factor, translated as MSVLITGVGVVAPNGLGLAPYWSAVLDGRHGLGPVTRFDVSRYPATLAGQIDDFHAPDHIPGRLLPQTDPSTRLALTAADWALQDAKADPESLTDYDMGVVTANACGGFDFTHREFRKLWSEGPKSVSVYESFAWFYAVNTGQISIRHGMRGPSSALVAEQAGGLDALGHARRTIRRGTPLVVSGGVDSALDPWGWVSQIASGRISTATDPDRAYLPFDERAAGYVPGEGGAILVLEDSAAAEARGRHDAYGELAGCASTFDPAPGSGRPAGLERAIRLALNDAGTGPEDVDVVFADGAGVPELDAAEARAIGRVFGREGVPVTVPKTTTGRLYSGGGPLDVVTALMSLREGVIAPTAGVTSVPREYGIDLVLGEPRSTAPRTALVLARGRWGFNSAAVLRRFAPTP; from the coding sequence ATGAGCGTCCTCATCACCGGAGTCGGCGTCGTCGCACCCAACGGCCTCGGCCTGGCGCCGTACTGGTCGGCGGTGCTGGACGGCCGCCACGGCCTCGGCCCGGTCACCCGCTTCGACGTGAGCCGGTACCCGGCGACCCTCGCCGGCCAGATCGACGACTTCCACGCGCCGGACCACATCCCGGGCCGGTTGCTGCCGCAGACGGACCCCTCCACACGGCTCGCGCTGACCGCCGCGGACTGGGCCCTCCAGGACGCGAAGGCGGACCCGGAGTCGCTGACCGACTACGACATGGGCGTGGTGACCGCCAACGCCTGCGGTGGGTTCGACTTCACCCACCGGGAGTTCCGCAAGCTGTGGTCCGAGGGCCCCAAGTCGGTCAGCGTGTACGAGTCCTTCGCCTGGTTCTACGCGGTGAACACCGGCCAGATCTCCATCCGGCACGGTATGCGCGGTCCGAGCAGTGCCCTGGTCGCCGAGCAGGCCGGGGGCCTGGACGCCCTGGGCCACGCCCGCCGTACGATCCGCCGCGGCACGCCGCTGGTGGTCTCCGGCGGGGTGGACTCGGCACTCGACCCGTGGGGCTGGGTCTCGCAGATCGCCAGTGGCCGGATCAGCACGGCCACCGATCCGGACCGGGCGTATCTGCCCTTCGACGAGCGGGCGGCCGGCTACGTTCCGGGCGAGGGCGGGGCCATCCTCGTCCTGGAGGACAGCGCCGCGGCCGAGGCCCGCGGCCGGCACGACGCGTACGGCGAACTCGCCGGCTGCGCCTCCACCTTCGACCCCGCCCCCGGATCCGGACGGCCCGCGGGCCTGGAACGCGCGATCCGGCTGGCGCTGAACGACGCCGGGACCGGTCCCGAGGACGTCGACGTCGTGTTCGCCGACGGCGCGGGCGTGCCCGAGCTGGACGCCGCCGAGGCCCGGGCGATCGGCCGGGTGTTCGGCCGCGAAGGGGTGCCCGTCACCGTCCCCAAGACGACGACGGGCCGCCTCTACTCCGGCGGCGGCCCGCTCGACGTGGTCACCGCCCTGATGTCCCTGCGCGAAGGGGTGATCGCGCCGACCGCGGGCGTGACGTCCGTACCCCGGGAGTACGGCATCGACCTGGTGCTCGGCGAACCCCGCAGCACGGCCCCGCGCACCGCACTGGTCCTGGCCAGGGGCCGCTGGGGCTTCAACTCGGCGGCGGTCCTGCGCCGTTTCGCACCGACCCCGTAA
- a CDS encoding acyl carrier protein yields MATLLTTDDLRRALVECAGETDGTDLSGDFLDLRFEDIGYDSLALMETAARLESRYGVSIPDDVAGRVDTPRELLDLINGALAEAA; encoded by the coding sequence ATGGCAACCCTGCTGACCACCGACGATCTGCGCCGCGCCCTCGTGGAGTGCGCCGGTGAGACGGACGGGACGGACCTGTCCGGCGACTTCCTCGACCTCCGCTTCGAGGACATCGGGTACGACTCGCTCGCCCTGATGGAGACCGCGGCGCGACTCGAGAGCCGGTACGGCGTGTCCATACCCGACGACGTCGCCGGCCGCGTCGACACGCCGCGAGAGCTGCTCGACCTGATCAACGGCGCACTGGCCGAGGCGGCATGA
- a CDS encoding beta-ketoacyl-[acyl-carrier-protein] synthase family protein produces the protein MPLDAAPVDPASRGPVSAFEPPSSHGADDDDDHRTNASKELFGLKRRVVITGVGVRAPGGNGTRQFWELLTSGRTATRRISFFDPSPYRSQVAAEADFDPVAEGFGPRELDRMDRASQFAVACAREAFAASGLDPDTLDPARVGVSLGSAVAAATSLEREYLLLSDSGRDWEVDAAWLSRHMFDYLVPSVMPAEVAWAVGAEGPVTMVSTGCTSGLDSVGNAVRAIEEGSADVMFAGAADTPITPIVVACFDAIRATTARNDDPEHASRPFDGTRDGFVLAEGAAMFVLEDYDSALARGARIHAEISGYATRCNAYHMTGLKADGREMAETIRVALDESRTDATDIDYINAHGSGTRQNDRHETAAYKRALGEHARRTPVSSIKSMVGHSLGAIGSLEIAACVLALEHGVVPPTANLRTSDPECDLDYVPLEARERKLRSVLTVGSGFGGFQSAMVLRDAETAGAAA, from the coding sequence GTGCCGCTGGACGCGGCGCCGGTGGATCCGGCATCGAGGGGTCCCGTATCGGCCTTCGAGCCTCCTTCGAGCCACGGGGCCGACGATGACGACGACCACCGGACGAACGCATCGAAGGAGCTGTTCGGATTGAAGCGCAGAGTCGTCATCACGGGCGTCGGCGTCCGCGCCCCCGGCGGGAACGGCACCCGGCAGTTCTGGGAACTGCTCACCTCGGGGCGGACGGCGACGCGCCGGATCTCGTTCTTCGACCCCTCGCCCTACCGTTCACAGGTCGCGGCGGAGGCCGACTTCGACCCGGTCGCCGAGGGCTTCGGCCCGCGGGAGCTCGACCGGATGGACCGGGCCTCGCAGTTCGCCGTGGCCTGTGCCCGGGAGGCGTTCGCCGCCAGCGGGCTCGACCCGGACACCCTCGACCCCGCCCGGGTCGGGGTCAGCCTCGGCAGCGCGGTGGCAGCGGCGACCAGCCTGGAGCGCGAGTATCTGCTGCTGTCGGACTCCGGCCGTGACTGGGAGGTCGACGCGGCCTGGCTGTCCCGGCACATGTTCGACTACCTGGTGCCCAGCGTCATGCCGGCCGAGGTCGCCTGGGCGGTCGGCGCCGAGGGCCCGGTCACGATGGTCTCCACCGGCTGCACCTCGGGCCTGGACTCCGTCGGCAACGCGGTCCGGGCGATCGAGGAGGGCAGCGCCGACGTGATGTTCGCGGGAGCCGCCGACACCCCGATCACCCCGATCGTCGTCGCCTGCTTCGACGCGATCCGCGCCACGACGGCGCGCAACGACGACCCGGAGCACGCCTCGCGGCCGTTCGACGGTACGCGCGACGGCTTCGTGCTGGCCGAAGGAGCCGCGATGTTCGTCCTGGAGGACTACGACAGCGCGCTGGCCCGCGGAGCCCGCATCCACGCCGAGATCTCGGGGTACGCGACGCGCTGCAACGCGTACCACATGACGGGCCTGAAGGCCGACGGCCGCGAGATGGCCGAGACCATCCGGGTCGCCCTCGACGAGTCCCGCACGGACGCGACGGACATCGACTACATCAACGCGCACGGCTCCGGCACCCGGCAGAACGACCGCCACGAGACAGCGGCGTACAAGCGCGCCCTCGGCGAACACGCCCGGCGCACTCCGGTCAGCTCGATCAAGTCGATGGTCGGCCACTCGCTGGGCGCGATCGGCTCGCTGGAGATCGCGGCCTGCGTACTCGCCCTCGAACACGGCGTGGTGCCCCCGACCGCCAACCTGCGCACCAGCGACCCCGAGTGCGATCTCGACTACGTTCCGCTGGAGGCCAGGGAGCGGAAGCTGCGGTCCGTACTCACCGTGGGCAGCGGCTTCGGCGGCTTCCAGAGCGCGATGGTGCTGCGCGACGCCGAGACCGCGGGGGCGGCCGCATGA
- a CDS encoding MBL fold metallo-hydrolase: protein MTVEVREVAEGVYAYEQAPGGWCVSNAGIVVGGDGALVVDTLSTIPRARRLAEWVDKLAAGPGRTVVNTHFHGDHAFGNQVFAPGTRIIAHEDMRSAMVTTGLALTGLWPRVDWGEIELRPPNVTFRDRLTLHVGERQVELICVGPAHTDHDVVVWLPEERVLFAGDVVMSGVTPFALFGSVAGTLAALDRLAELEPEVVVGGHGPVAGPEVIDANRDYLRWVQRLAADAVDRRLTPLQAARRADLGAFAGLLDAERLVANLHRAHEELLGGHVRDAMEIFAELVAYNGGQLPTCLA, encoded by the coding sequence ATGACGGTCGAGGTCCGTGAGGTCGCCGAGGGTGTCTACGCCTACGAGCAGGCCCCCGGCGGCTGGTGCGTCAGCAACGCGGGCATCGTGGTGGGCGGCGACGGCGCGCTCGTCGTCGACACGCTGTCGACGATCCCGAGGGCGCGGCGGCTGGCGGAGTGGGTCGACAAGCTCGCCGCGGGCCCCGGCCGTACCGTGGTCAACACCCACTTCCACGGCGACCACGCCTTCGGCAACCAGGTCTTCGCGCCGGGGACGCGGATCATCGCGCACGAGGACATGCGGTCCGCCATGGTGACGACCGGCCTGGCCCTCACCGGGCTCTGGCCGCGGGTCGACTGGGGCGAGATCGAGCTGAGGCCGCCGAACGTGACCTTCCGCGACCGGTTGACCCTGCACGTCGGCGAGCGACAGGTCGAACTGATCTGCGTCGGCCCCGCGCACACCGATCACGACGTGGTGGTCTGGCTGCCCGAGGAGCGGGTGCTGTTCGCGGGGGACGTCGTCATGTCGGGCGTCACCCCGTTCGCCCTCTTCGGTTCGGTGGCCGGCACGCTGGCCGCGCTCGACCGGCTGGCGGAGCTGGAGCCCGAGGTGGTCGTCGGCGGGCACGGCCCGGTGGCGGGACCCGAGGTGATCGACGCCAACCGGGACTATCTGCGCTGGGTCCAGCGCCTCGCCGCCGATGCGGTCGACCGCCGGCTGACACCGTTGCAGGCCGCGCGCCGGGCGGACCTCGGCGCCTTCGCCGGGCTGCTGGACGCGGAGCGCCTCGTCGCGAACCTGCACCGGGCCCACGAGGAGCTGCTGGGCGGGCACGTGCGTGACGCCATGGAGATCTTCGCGGAGCTGGTCGCCTACAACGGTGGGCAGCTGCCCACCTGCCTCGCCTAG